A window from Nitrospira sp. ND1 encodes these proteins:
- a CDS encoding PCP reductase family protein: MHTEGVEERISREGDPTWFVRSECRPCQWVVGVDVPVGQVDGLVDRLMWTDDARHRLDRVPPYAVPVLRELVEGFARTRRQRVITYELIDQAKTGDMVSWDPDAEQRLANVPAPVRAMARVELERTAVDRGERSVTVALMEEVKARYFGMAAQRDDA; the protein is encoded by the coding sequence ATGCATACCGAGGGTGTTGAGGAGCGCATCTCCCGTGAGGGCGATCCCACGTGGTTTGTCCGTTCGGAGTGTCGGCCCTGCCAGTGGGTAGTGGGGGTCGATGTGCCGGTGGGACAGGTCGATGGGTTGGTCGATCGTCTGATGTGGACTGATGATGCCCGGCATCGGCTGGATCGTGTTCCTCCCTATGCCGTTCCAGTCCTGCGTGAACTGGTGGAAGGGTTTGCCCGGACCAGACGGCAGCGAGTGATTACCTACGAATTGATCGATCAGGCGAAAACGGGCGATATGGTCTCATGGGACCCGGATGCAGAGCAGCGCCTCGCCAATGTGCCGGCGCCGGTTCGGGCCATGGCGCGCGTTGAGTTGGAACGAACGGCGGTGGATCGTGGTGAACGCTCTGTGACCGTCGCGCTGATGGAAGAAGTGAAGGCGCGATATTTCGGCATGGCGGCTCAGCGCGATGACGCGTAA
- a CDS encoding cytochrome ubiquinol oxidase subunit I: MIKRLPLPSVILLLLSGLLVAASVLLLSPPSLVAADPSADVYFHTPGVPDGPSAPTANENHYPQVGSLDSRLLMWFIIQQHTYFGGFVLALPIFCVLLEFLGLVARNPAMAVRYDGLAQDLLKVALLALSVTAAVGSVMLTMFITLYPSFMQYMGGTFKVMMPLYALVFVGTTFLTIAYYYSWDRMAAPGSKWVHLSIGVLAVVFGTSLLLLANAWSAFMMAPSGVDGQGRYLGNPWHLLRSALWNPLNLHRFLADIMSGGAVVLAYACYRFFSGKSQEERAYYDWVGYVFLFVTVCALLPMPFAGYWLMRSVYAYSQSMGVTMMGGLLTWLFVVQALLIGALFLGVNYYLWQSMGRIRGGERYQPYYQYLLLALTGCLFIWLTPHTILMTGTEVKAMGGAQHPVIGNYGVMSSKNGAVNVMICITALSYIFYRRANRTMTISWAKAGNVILGALFGFGTAHIIGLSVYGFYLPASLRVGLSGPQAVTTLLVVTLGLLLNRRMLRGATIHGPVQWGQISVRGMVGLFGLAAAFTWVMGLMGYIRSSGRLAWHVNELMPDTSPWAFTPSLGFAAKMVTINMALFWGAVFFLFWVCQRGQQPVMHEDVSAEKEAGFLPSPSHEG; the protein is encoded by the coding sequence ATGATTAAACGCCTTCCGCTTCCGTCCGTGATCCTGTTGTTGCTGTCCGGGTTGCTGGTGGCCGCGAGTGTTCTGCTGCTGAGTCCGCCATCGCTGGTGGCCGCCGACCCCTCCGCAGATGTGTATTTCCATACGCCCGGAGTTCCGGACGGTCCTTCGGCGCCGACGGCGAATGAGAACCACTATCCGCAAGTCGGGTCACTCGATAGCCGGTTGTTGATGTGGTTTATCATCCAGCAGCATACCTACTTCGGTGGTTTTGTCCTGGCCCTACCGATCTTTTGCGTCCTCTTGGAATTTCTGGGGTTGGTCGCGAGGAATCCCGCGATGGCCGTGCGTTATGACGGGTTGGCGCAAGATCTGTTGAAGGTGGCGCTGCTCGCGCTTTCCGTGACCGCAGCGGTGGGGAGCGTGATGCTGACGATGTTCATCACGCTGTACCCCAGCTTCATGCAATACATGGGAGGCACCTTCAAGGTCATGATGCCTCTCTATGCGCTGGTGTTTGTCGGGACGACGTTTCTCACGATCGCGTACTACTACAGTTGGGATCGGATGGCAGCGCCGGGGTCGAAGTGGGTCCACCTGTCGATCGGCGTGCTTGCGGTGGTGTTCGGCACGTCGCTGCTGTTATTAGCCAATGCCTGGTCCGCCTTCATGATGGCGCCGTCCGGCGTCGACGGGCAGGGACGGTATTTGGGGAATCCCTGGCATTTACTTCGCTCGGCACTCTGGAATCCCCTGAACTTGCATCGATTCCTCGCGGACATCATGTCGGGTGGCGCGGTCGTCCTGGCCTATGCCTGTTATCGGTTCTTTTCCGGCAAGAGTCAGGAGGAGCGGGCTTATTACGATTGGGTCGGCTATGTGTTCTTGTTTGTGACGGTCTGCGCCTTGTTGCCGATGCCGTTCGCCGGTTATTGGTTGATGCGTTCCGTCTATGCGTACAGTCAAAGCATGGGCGTCACGATGATGGGCGGGTTGCTGACCTGGCTCTTCGTGGTGCAGGCGCTGTTGATCGGCGCCCTCTTTCTTGGCGTGAATTACTATCTCTGGCAGAGCATGGGACGGATTCGCGGCGGTGAGCGTTATCAGCCCTACTATCAATATCTCCTGCTCGCGCTGACGGGTTGTCTGTTTATCTGGTTGACGCCTCACACCATTTTGATGACCGGGACGGAAGTCAAAGCCATGGGCGGGGCGCAGCATCCGGTCATCGGAAACTACGGCGTCATGTCGTCGAAGAACGGCGCGGTCAACGTGATGATCTGCATCACCGCCTTGAGTTACATCTTTTATCGACGCGCAAATCGGACGATGACGATCTCATGGGCCAAAGCGGGAAATGTCATCCTGGGGGCCCTGTTCGGTTTCGGAACGGCGCACATCATCGGCTTATCGGTCTATGGATTTTATCTTCCCGCCAGTCTCCGCGTCGGGTTGTCCGGCCCGCAGGCCGTCACCACGTTGCTCGTGGTCACGCTGGGTTTGCTGCTGAACCGACGTATGTTGCGTGGTGCAACAATCCACGGTCCTGTACAGTGGGGCCAGATTTCGGTTCGCGGAATGGTTGGCTTGTTCGGGTTGGCGGCGGCGTTTACCTGGGTGATGGGGTTGATGGGGTATATCCGCTCTTCGGGCCGGTTGGCTTGGCACGTCAACGAGTTGATGCCGGATACGTCCCCCTGGGCGTTTACGCCATCGCTTGGATTCGCCGCAAAAATGGTCACGATCAACATGGCCCTGTTTTGGGGGGCGGTATTCTTCCTATTTTGGGTCTGTCAGCGCGGGCAGCAGCCGGTGATGCATGAAGATGTGAGCGCGGAGAAGGAGGCAGGCTTTCTGCCGTCTCCGTCTCATGAGGGATAA
- a CDS encoding DUF3047 domain-containing protein, whose translation MAMKMFVAAIGLLGVVGLCSVMGVGAPAYANEAGVLVLEDFQSADQDGFPIDWQHENQRSQAKGRDAYKIQSQDGKKFLAAKDAGQRVKKRKIDWDPKVYPVLTWRWRLHKAPSGSEPIAALYASLDTDLMFIPVFTKYIWSAGKPEGTFVEGGMFSGSELVVQSGVLPVGEWVEERVNVYEDFKRIHKHEPAEKAWGISLFAGPGVEIDFGTVTVSSGK comes from the coding sequence ATGGCTATGAAGATGTTTGTCGCGGCAATAGGGCTGTTGGGTGTGGTGGGATTGTGCAGTGTGATGGGAGTTGGCGCTCCGGCCTATGCAAACGAAGCCGGAGTGTTGGTGCTGGAAGATTTTCAGTCGGCAGATCAGGACGGATTTCCGATCGATTGGCAGCATGAGAATCAGCGTAGTCAGGCCAAGGGGCGCGATGCCTACAAGATCCAATCGCAAGACGGGAAAAAATTTCTCGCGGCCAAGGATGCAGGACAGCGTGTGAAGAAACGCAAGATCGACTGGGACCCGAAGGTCTATCCGGTGCTGACCTGGCGCTGGCGTCTCCATAAGGCTCCCAGCGGTTCGGAGCCGATTGCGGCACTCTATGCTTCGCTGGATACGGATCTCATGTTTATTCCGGTGTTTACGAAATACATCTGGAGCGCCGGAAAGCCGGAAGGGACGTTCGTTGAGGGCGGGATGTTTAGCGGATCAGAATTGGTGGTGCAGAGCGGAGTGCTTCCGGTCGGGGAGTGGGTGGAAGAGCGGGTCAACGTGTACGAAGATTTTAAGCGTATTCATAAGCACGAGCCGGCTGAGAAGGCCTGGGGTATTTCGTTGTTTGCGGGGCCCGGTGTGGAAATCGATTTTGGGACAGTTACGGTGAGTTCGGGCAAGTGA
- a CDS encoding formylglycine-generating enzyme family protein, protein MENRGVLIGSIIFVFGSFILMIGGLVYESYKAKQLRQQVLSITTEVKPVAVAAAQDFSMYKTLVGDDGRDMVQVSEGPFVMGSRDNDSDPDEKPEHQVYLKAYFLDRHEVTQDAYDRFARMTKRIKRKIEVFEEDPVKLLKPEYPMIAVTWDDAEAYCKWAGKRLPTEAEWEKAARGEGKRRYAWGDEFVVGYANIDGNEDGFRYLAPPGSFESGRSPYGIYDMTGNVGEWVADFYDENSYRGSPYRDPKGPDQGEQRVIRGGSWRETKRNVRSSKRFQAKPWRHDITVGFRCAKDIEADVVVK, encoded by the coding sequence ATGGAAAATAGGGGTGTGCTGATCGGGTCGATCATCTTTGTGTTCGGGTCGTTTATTTTGATGATTGGCGGGCTGGTCTACGAATCCTATAAGGCGAAGCAGTTGCGCCAGCAGGTGCTTTCGATCACCACGGAGGTCAAGCCGGTCGCCGTGGCCGCCGCGCAGGACTTCTCGATGTATAAGACGCTTGTCGGCGATGACGGCCGTGACATGGTGCAGGTTTCTGAAGGGCCGTTTGTGATGGGTAGCCGTGACAACGATAGTGATCCGGATGAAAAGCCTGAGCACCAGGTATATCTGAAAGCATATTTTCTGGATAGGCACGAGGTCACGCAGGATGCCTATGATCGCTTTGCCAGGATGACGAAGCGAATCAAGCGAAAGATCGAAGTGTTCGAAGAGGATCCTGTCAAATTGCTGAAACCTGAATATCCGATGATTGCTGTGACGTGGGACGATGCAGAGGCCTATTGCAAATGGGCCGGCAAGCGGTTGCCGACGGAAGCGGAGTGGGAGAAGGCCGCTCGCGGAGAAGGGAAGCGTCGCTATGCCTGGGGTGATGAGTTTGTGGTGGGATACGCGAACATCGATGGAAATGAGGACGGATTTCGTTATCTGGCTCCCCCGGGGTCGTTCGAGTCGGGACGCAGTCCCTACGGAATCTACGATATGACGGGTAACGTCGGTGAGTGGGTCGCGGATTTTTACGACGAAAATTCGTATCGGGGCTCTCCGTATCGTGACCCGAAGGGGCCTGACCAGGGCGAGCAGCGTGTTATCCGTGGCGGTTCCTGGCGGGAAACCAAGCGAAATGTGCGTTCGTCAAAGCGATTTCAGGCAAAACCGTGGCGACATGACATAACGGTCGGCTTTCGCTGCGCGAAAGACATCGAGGCCGATGTGGTCGTTAAGTAG
- a CDS encoding SUMF1/EgtB/PvdO family nonheme iron enzyme produces MLETRFKVIFLLVVLFAASLPVIAILRGTVSTPFEAEPRPAEQDQGASNPELASAEEPLEEELVVIPAGPFIFGTNRGGFDEQPERTIYLDQFLIDRYEVTNAQYAAFVKATGHRKSGPPSRYAKNTLRMRGVNQPAVYVSWEDAKAYCEWRGRRLPSEAEWEKAMRGPDGRLWPWGNVEVPNAANWARVDDGFEVAAPVGRVKSDASPYGVMDGAGNVMEWVNDWYLEGAYAAASERNPESPEYGTYKVLRGAAYTSSGSDLRITARSKMMLDFRDETIGFRCAQSSAENGRSSGGVGPEKIIGNRSSRGSETRPK; encoded by the coding sequence ATGCTCGAAACGCGATTCAAAGTGATTTTTCTTCTGGTGGTGCTGTTTGCCGCCAGCTTGCCCGTCATTGCGATTCTTCGAGGGACGGTATCCACTCCGTTTGAAGCTGAGCCTCGGCCGGCCGAACAGGATCAGGGAGCCTCCAATCCTGAGCTGGCCTCCGCTGAGGAACCTCTTGAAGAAGAGCTCGTTGTGATTCCTGCGGGGCCGTTTATCTTCGGGACCAACCGGGGCGGGTTTGATGAGCAGCCTGAGCGGACGATTTATCTCGACCAGTTTCTGATTGATCGCTACGAGGTGACTAACGCGCAATATGCTGCGTTTGTGAAGGCAACGGGGCATCGAAAGTCCGGACCTCCCTCACGGTATGCGAAAAATACGCTGCGTATGCGAGGTGTGAATCAGCCTGCGGTCTATGTCTCCTGGGAGGACGCGAAAGCCTATTGCGAGTGGCGTGGAAGGCGGTTGCCTTCTGAGGCGGAGTGGGAGAAGGCCATGCGCGGGCCCGATGGTCGCCTGTGGCCATGGGGAAACGTTGAAGTGCCGAACGCGGCGAATTGGGCTCGCGTGGACGATGGGTTTGAGGTGGCGGCGCCGGTGGGGCGGGTGAAGAGTGACGCCAGTCCCTATGGGGTTATGGATGGTGCGGGCAATGTTATGGAATGGGTGAACGATTGGTACCTTGAGGGGGCCTATGCTGCGGCTTCAGAGCGCAATCCGGAAAGTCCTGAATACGGAACCTATAAGGTGTTGCGCGGGGCTGCCTATACCAGTTCGGGGTCTGATTTACGCATTACCGCGCGCAGCAAGATGATGCTGGATTTTCGGGATGAAACAATCGGCTTTCGTTGCGCTCAATCAAGTGCAGAGAATGGCCGGTCGTCTGGAGGCGTGGGGCCGGAGAAAATCATAGGAAATCGAAGTAGTAGAGGATCAGAAACACGGCCAAAATGA
- a CDS encoding cytochrome ubiquinol oxidase subunit I translates to MGSVTRTKLMSIMALGAMIGLLLLPILVAIPALASDGGAPAAGVKKEGGDAKVEKGKDVYYKTEGIVSGPPAPKTTDSEKDYPRYNFESRVLLWFANQQHLYYGSFVLAVPIFCMVIEFMGVVTKDKAMAKRYDQLAYDFIKISLTAYSLTAILGGILIFTFLTLYPAFFQYLSGIFRPVMHIYALMFVAESGTLYIYYYGWDKMKEGFLKWIHLSMSVVLNVIGTILMFLANSWIGFMMSPAGVDEQGRYLGNIWHVIHTALWNPLNLHRILGNMAFGGGVVAAYAAYRFLSAKTDEERAHYDWMGYIAMALGVAFLIPLPFAGYWLMREVYAYRQQMGITLMGGLLAWLFIIQATMIGILFLSTNYYLWQALGRMRGAEKYQRYIKYLVFLLTCGYLVFITPHTIVMTPAELKAMGGQQHPVLGNYGVMSAKNGGINVIITTTVLSFVWYMRGNKVSTVSWSKFGNIFMGCFFFFAYLNIIMLAVYGYYIPANVRVGLSVPQVATTLSCLFFMFALNSVMMKGAKQMGPIEWGKISARSQYALIMLATAFTWMMGLMGYIRSSVRLFWHVNEIMRDNSPWAYTHTVGFAANMISANVLFFWISIMFVFWLGALGAKKAPAEAKAAVPGRAAAPAVGH, encoded by the coding sequence ATGGGCTCTGTAACCCGCACGAAGTTGATGTCGATCATGGCGCTAGGCGCAATGATCGGCCTCCTCCTCTTGCCTATTCTGGTTGCGATCCCTGCCCTTGCTAGCGACGGTGGCGCTCCTGCTGCCGGCGTGAAGAAAGAGGGTGGTGACGCAAAGGTTGAGAAGGGTAAGGACGTTTATTACAAGACGGAAGGTATTGTCTCGGGCCCACCGGCTCCTAAGACAACGGACAGCGAGAAGGACTATCCTCGATACAATTTCGAGAGTCGCGTCCTGCTCTGGTTTGCCAACCAGCAGCACCTTTACTATGGTAGCTTCGTCTTGGCTGTTCCTATTTTCTGTATGGTCATCGAATTTATGGGGGTCGTGACCAAAGATAAGGCGATGGCTAAGCGGTATGATCAGCTGGCGTACGACTTTATTAAGATCAGTCTGACGGCCTACTCTCTGACGGCCATCTTGGGCGGAATTCTGATCTTTACCTTCCTGACTCTCTATCCAGCCTTCTTCCAGTATCTCTCGGGTATCTTTAGGCCGGTCATGCATATTTATGCATTGATGTTCGTGGCCGAAAGCGGAACTCTCTACATTTACTATTATGGCTGGGACAAGATGAAGGAGGGGTTCCTGAAATGGATTCACCTCAGCATGTCCGTCGTCCTGAACGTCATCGGTACGATCTTGATGTTCCTGGCGAATTCATGGATCGGCTTCATGATGTCTCCTGCCGGCGTTGACGAGCAGGGCCGGTATCTCGGTAATATCTGGCACGTGATCCACACCGCGTTGTGGAACCCGCTCAATCTCCATCGCATTCTCGGTAACATGGCCTTCGGTGGTGGTGTCGTGGCGGCCTATGCGGCCTATCGGTTCTTGTCGGCTAAGACCGATGAGGAGCGTGCTCACTACGATTGGATGGGTTACATCGCGATGGCTCTCGGTGTGGCGTTCCTGATTCCGTTGCCATTCGCGGGTTATTGGTTGATGCGTGAGGTCTATGCCTATCGGCAGCAGATGGGTATCACCTTGATGGGCGGATTGTTGGCTTGGTTGTTCATCATTCAGGCAACCATGATCGGAATTCTGTTCTTGAGCACCAACTACTATCTCTGGCAAGCGCTTGGCCGGATGCGTGGTGCGGAAAAATATCAGCGCTACATTAAGTATCTCGTGTTCCTGCTCACGTGCGGATACCTGGTCTTTATTACGCCGCATACCATCGTTATGACTCCCGCCGAGTTGAAGGCGATGGGTGGCCAGCAGCATCCAGTGCTGGGTAACTATGGCGTGATGTCGGCCAAAAACGGCGGCATCAATGTCATTATCACGACAACCGTGTTGAGCTTCGTGTGGTATATGCGAGGCAATAAGGTTTCGACGGTGTCGTGGTCGAAGTTCGGCAATATCTTCATGGGCTGTTTCTTCTTCTTTGCGTACCTCAACATCATTATGTTGGCTGTGTACGGCTACTATATTCCGGCGAACGTACGCGTCGGCTTGTCCGTTCCGCAGGTGGCTACTACGCTGTCGTGCCTGTTCTTCATGTTCGCGCTTAACAGCGTCATGATGAAGGGTGCCAAACAGATGGGACCGATTGAGTGGGGTAAGATTTCTGCCCGGTCTCAATACGCGCTCATCATGTTGGCCACGGCTTTCACGTGGATGATGGGTCTGATGGGATACATCCGATCCTCTGTCCGCCTGTTCTGGCACGTCAATGAAATTATGCGTGACAATTCACCTTGGGCCTACACCCATACGGTGGGCTTCGCTGCGAACATGATTTCGGCCAACGTGCTGTTCTTCTGGATTTCAATTATGTTCGTGTTTTGGTTAGGGGCCCTTGGTGCTAAGAAGGCACCGGCCGAGGCGAAGGCAGCTGTGCCTGGCAGGGCGGCAGCACCAGCAGTTGGTCACTAA
- a CDS encoding nitric oxide reductase: MIELIKAAVAMGWPALGILVALMFYFKASISDPVANKRAVFKTFIGTIGAMLLFMAIANYKMNFFEESRLLPVSLVLITSMTFMMALYFTNISALLKIGGFMFFIAAALSGYGNWLPQVEGGFPPIEEKKDFSNMPQTELADEGEKIIFGGVGQNKVQGAIGKGQCPLCHAFHKGMLGERAPNLDGLPERAGTQIEDPRYHKGNAAARDSDQKEAFPGSGTAENGQEYIAESHACPSCFVVAGYGVKGTNDKVSPMPSIHKPPISLSLPELAAVDTWLYMREGRDAPGFDEIVKSYEKFIPESDRPKPPTEGDAKPGASALMADGTEPVDQIFAKGQCVACHTIPGIAGATGTIGPKLVEGTNAPLRIKDKDYKGKAKSVPDYIMESIVEPSAYVVKGFPDNTMPKVFGQKLSAGALKKLVDYLSQVQEGKEPPKAS; encoded by the coding sequence GTGATTGAACTCATTAAAGCGGCCGTAGCGATGGGCTGGCCTGCATTAGGGATTCTTGTGGCCCTAATGTTTTATTTTAAGGCCTCCATTTCGGATCCTGTTGCCAATAAGCGTGCGGTATTCAAGACATTCATCGGCACTATTGGCGCCATGCTTCTTTTTATGGCTATCGCCAATTACAAGATGAATTTCTTCGAAGAGTCCAGGCTTTTGCCCGTGTCTTTGGTTCTGATTACGTCTATGACGTTCATGATGGCGCTCTATTTCACGAATATCAGCGCCTTGCTGAAAATCGGCGGATTCATGTTCTTCATCGCCGCCGCTCTCTCAGGATATGGGAACTGGTTGCCCCAGGTTGAGGGTGGATTTCCGCCCATCGAAGAAAAGAAAGACTTCAGCAACATGCCCCAGACGGAGCTTGCTGACGAGGGCGAGAAGATTATTTTCGGTGGAGTCGGTCAGAATAAGGTTCAGGGCGCAATTGGTAAGGGCCAGTGTCCGCTCTGCCATGCTTTCCACAAGGGTATGTTGGGCGAGCGTGCACCAAACTTAGATGGACTCCCAGAGCGTGCAGGGACACAGATCGAAGATCCTCGCTATCATAAGGGGAACGCTGCTGCTCGCGATTCCGATCAAAAGGAAGCATTTCCTGGGTCAGGAACGGCCGAGAATGGGCAGGAGTATATTGCTGAGTCGCATGCGTGTCCAAGCTGTTTCGTGGTTGCTGGTTATGGCGTGAAGGGAACCAATGACAAGGTTAGCCCGATGCCGTCTATCCATAAGCCACCGATCTCTTTGTCTTTGCCTGAGCTGGCCGCGGTAGACACCTGGTTATATATGAGGGAAGGGCGAGACGCCCCTGGTTTTGACGAGATTGTCAAATCCTATGAAAAGTTCATCCCGGAATCGGATCGTCCAAAACCACCAACAGAAGGTGATGCAAAGCCTGGCGCCAGCGCCTTGATGGCGGACGGAACCGAACCAGTCGATCAGATTTTTGCAAAGGGACAATGTGTCGCGTGCCATACGATTCCTGGAATCGCTGGAGCGACCGGCACGATTGGTCCGAAGTTGGTCGAGGGAACGAATGCTCCACTGCGCATTAAAGACAAGGATTACAAGGGGAAGGCGAAAAGCGTTCCTGACTACATCATGGAATCCATTGTCGAGCCTAGTGCTTACGTTGTGAAGGGATTCCCCGACAACACCATGCCTAAGGTGTTCGGGCAAAAGCTTAGCGCCGGCGCCCTCAAGAAACTTGTAGATTACCTCTCGCAGGTACAGGAAGGGAAAGAGCCACCCAAGGCCTCCTAA
- a CDS encoding cytochrome c produces the protein MKALMSVVALIGVLGLLMLIGMIFGVVPSNTVRLVEGYMPMQVLSELAIFVAGFTGLSYLANSMGIAFPRFWQGVLFWAFIQAYLKFRIYPPIPFSVRAMYGTVSFVAVFMWVSANEEDWKKFRQPILNVLDANTGFHKALRTMYLILLPILIGGFSFMTMKPSVDEPIELRTVHPAPPASTKVHGKTYTLQTSQNPYRVNLEGKYDQAYSNKLIVEQGMGRLMAPNANPWDDKAEGYLKYVREGGEIFFQNCHFCHGDNLNGRGLHAFAFNPIPANFTDPGTIAQLQETFIFWRVAKGGIGLPNEGFPWASVMPPWEQHLTTDEIWKVILFEYWHTGYYPRTWD, from the coding sequence ATGAAAGCATTAATGTCGGTCGTGGCATTGATCGGCGTCCTGGGGTTGCTCATGTTGATCGGAATGATCTTCGGAGTGGTGCCCTCGAACACCGTCAGGCTCGTTGAGGGCTACATGCCCATGCAGGTACTGAGTGAGCTGGCCATCTTCGTGGCTGGGTTCACCGGCCTGAGTTATCTAGCCAACTCAATGGGAATTGCCTTCCCCCGGTTTTGGCAGGGTGTGTTGTTTTGGGCTTTTATCCAAGCCTATCTCAAGTTCCGTATCTATCCACCGATTCCATTTAGCGTTCGTGCCATGTACGGAACCGTATCGTTCGTAGCCGTGTTCATGTGGGTGTCGGCCAACGAAGAGGATTGGAAGAAATTCCGTCAGCCGATTCTCAATGTTTTGGATGCCAACACTGGATTCCATAAGGCACTCAGGACGATGTATCTCATTCTCTTACCGATTCTTATCGGCGGATTCTCATTCATGACCATGAAGCCGAGTGTGGATGAGCCGATTGAGCTCCGGACGGTACATCCGGCACCTCCAGCTAGCACGAAGGTGCACGGCAAGACCTACACCCTGCAAACGTCACAGAATCCGTATCGGGTGAATCTCGAGGGCAAGTATGACCAGGCGTACAGCAATAAGCTGATCGTCGAACAGGGGATGGGACGACTGATGGCACCCAATGCCAACCCATGGGATGACAAGGCTGAAGGGTATCTGAAGTATGTTCGGGAAGGCGGCGAAATATTCTTCCAGAATTGTCACTTCTGTCACGGCGACAATTTGAACGGTCGCGGTCTCCATGCCTTTGCGTTCAATCCGATTCCCGCTAACTTCACAGACCCGGGAACGATTGCACAGTTACAGGAAACCTTCATTTTCTGGCGCGTAGCTAAGGGCGGAATTGGTTTGCCGAACGAAGGATTCCCGTGGGCCTCGGTTATGCCACCATGGGAACAGCACCTGACGACGGATGAAATTTGGAAGGTGATCCTGTTCGAGTATTGGCACACGGGATACTATCCTCGGACATGGGACTAA